A region of Streptomyces sp. R44 DNA encodes the following proteins:
- a CDS encoding RecB family exonuclease — protein sequence MSTSEQPPAEPRAPMSLSPSRASDFMQCPLLYRFRVIDRLPEKPSAAATRGTLVHAVLERLFDDPAAERTAPRARSMVPGQWDRLLESKPELGELFAEDADGERLAGWLAEAEQLVERWFTLEDPTRLEPAERELFVETELESGLRLRGVIDRVDVAPSGEVRIVDYKTGKAPRPEYRDGALFQMTFYALVVWRLKRVIPRRLQLVYLGSGEVLTYDPVEADLLRVERKLHALWDAIRLATESGDWRPRPTKLCGWCDHQAVCPEFGGTPPVYPLKIVSARPPESGESGQGRMDPAQPSS from the coding sequence ATGAGTACGAGCGAGCAGCCGCCGGCGGAGCCGCGGGCGCCCATGTCGTTGTCGCCCTCGCGGGCGAGCGATTTCATGCAGTGTCCGCTGCTGTACCGGTTCCGGGTGATCGACCGGCTGCCGGAGAAGCCGAGTGCGGCGGCGACGCGGGGCACGCTGGTGCACGCGGTCCTGGAGCGGCTCTTCGACGATCCGGCGGCGGAGCGGACGGCGCCGCGGGCGAGGTCGATGGTGCCGGGCCAGTGGGACCGGCTCCTGGAGTCGAAGCCGGAGCTGGGCGAGCTGTTCGCGGAGGACGCGGACGGGGAGCGTCTGGCGGGGTGGCTGGCCGAGGCGGAGCAGCTGGTCGAGCGGTGGTTCACGCTGGAGGATCCGACGCGTCTGGAGCCGGCCGAGCGTGAGCTGTTCGTGGAGACTGAGCTGGAGTCGGGGCTGCGGCTGCGCGGGGTGATCGACCGGGTCGATGTGGCGCCCTCGGGCGAGGTGCGGATCGTCGACTACAAGACGGGGAAGGCGCCGCGGCCGGAGTACCGGGACGGCGCGCTGTTCCAGATGACCTTCTACGCGCTGGTGGTGTGGCGGCTGAAGCGGGTGATCCCGCGGCGGCTGCAGCTGGTGTACCTGGGCAGCGGGGAGGTGCTGACGTACGACCCGGTGGAGGCGGATCTGCTGCGGGTGGAGCGGAAGCTGCACGCGCTGTGGGACGCGATCCGGCTGGCGACGGAGTCGGGCGACTGGCGGCCGCGGCCGACGAAGCTGTGTGGTTGGTGCGATCATCAGGCGGTCTGTCCCGAGTTCGGCGGGACTCCCCCGGTCTATCCGCTGAAGATCGTTTCCGCGCGCCCGCCGGAGTCGGGTGAATCCGGGCAGGGCAGAATGGACCCGGCCCAGCCGTCTTCCTGA
- a CDS encoding response regulator transcription factor has translation MTIRVLLVDDQPLLRTGFRMILEAEQDIAVVGEAGDGLQAQEQVRALQPDVVLMDIRMPRMDGVEATRQITGPGRDGPAKVLVLTTFDLDEYVVEALRAGASGFLLKDAPANELVQAIRVVAAGEAMLAPSITRRLLDKYSAHLPTGEEQVPDTLNTLTDREVEVLKLVARGLSNAEIAADLFVSETTVKTHVGHVLTKLGLRDRVQAAVYAYESGLVRPGAGGQ, from the coding sequence GTGACGATCCGCGTCCTGTTGGTCGACGATCAGCCGCTGCTGCGGACCGGCTTCCGGATGATTCTGGAGGCGGAGCAGGACATCGCGGTGGTGGGTGAGGCCGGGGACGGTCTGCAGGCGCAGGAGCAGGTGCGGGCGCTGCAGCCGGACGTGGTGCTCATGGACATCCGGATGCCGCGGATGGACGGGGTGGAGGCGACCCGGCAGATCACGGGTCCGGGACGGGACGGTCCGGCGAAGGTGCTGGTCCTGACGACCTTCGATCTCGACGAGTACGTGGTGGAGGCGCTGCGGGCGGGGGCGAGCGGCTTCCTCCTGAAGGACGCTCCGGCGAACGAGCTGGTGCAGGCGATCCGGGTGGTGGCGGCGGGCGAGGCGATGCTGGCTCCGTCGATCACGCGTCGGCTGCTCGACAAGTACTCGGCGCATCTGCCGACGGGCGAGGAGCAGGTGCCGGACACGCTCAACACGCTGACCGACCGTGAGGTGGAGGTCCTGAAGCTGGTGGCGCGGGGCCTGTCGAACGCGGAGATCGCGGCGGACCTGTTCGTCAGCGAGACGACGGTGAAGACGCATGTGGGGCATGTGCTGACGAAGCTGGGCCTGCGGGACCGGGTGCAGGCCGCGGTGTACGCGTACGAGAGCGGTCTGGTGCGGCCGGGGGCCGGCGGCCAGTAG
- a CDS encoding ABC transporter substrate-binding protein, producing MKATNKWLTAPLAAGLSAALLSGCGTEQGSGSGGSGGGVRVGMSDEILATDPAAGYDPGSWLLFNNVFQSLLAFPKGGSEPEPDAADKCDFSAGSKVYTCTLRDGLTFSNGNKLTSEDVKFSFERALKIADPSGPAPLLSTIDTIETPDERTVVFRLKVPDATFPSKIASGAGSIVDHRDYPADALRTDGKATGSGPYKLDSFSDSEATFSANAGYKGDAKAKNSAVTLKLYRGDRAALSKAFADGDIDVAYRGLSADDIATLENSATTADKGIEVVQGSSAEVQHLVFNVKDPVVGKLGVRKAIAHLVDREDLVENVYKSTATPLYSIVPAGIAGHNTAFFDTYGTPDKAKAKKALRAAGITGKVKLTLWSTPSRYGPATDQELKAIAEQLNASGLFDADVKSVAFDQYEKDIAAGKYGVYVKGWVPDYPDADNFTSPFFGEGNVLGNHYENSTITGTLIPKTAGIADRAATSDEYGKLQDLVAEELPLLPLWQGKQYAVARDDVTGLEWTLDASTVFRFWEIRKG from the coding sequence GTGAAGGCAACCAACAAGTGGCTGACGGCCCCGCTCGCCGCGGGCCTGTCCGCCGCCCTCCTCAGCGGCTGCGGCACCGAGCAGGGAAGCGGCTCCGGAGGCTCCGGAGGCGGCGTTCGCGTCGGCATGTCCGACGAGATCCTCGCCACGGACCCCGCCGCCGGCTACGACCCCGGCTCCTGGCTGCTGTTCAACAACGTCTTCCAGTCCCTCCTCGCCTTCCCCAAGGGCGGCTCCGAGCCCGAGCCCGACGCCGCCGACAAGTGCGACTTCTCCGCCGGCAGCAAGGTCTACACCTGCACCCTGCGCGACGGCCTCACCTTCTCCAACGGCAACAAGCTGACCTCGGAGGACGTCAAGTTCTCCTTCGAGCGGGCCCTCAAGATCGCGGACCCCTCCGGCCCGGCGCCGCTCCTCTCCACCATCGACACCATCGAGACCCCCGACGAGCGGACCGTCGTCTTCCGCCTCAAGGTCCCGGACGCAACCTTCCCCAGCAAGATCGCCTCCGGCGCCGGCTCGATCGTCGACCACCGCGACTACCCCGCCGACGCGCTGCGCACCGACGGCAAGGCCACCGGCTCCGGCCCGTACAAGCTGGACTCCTTCAGCGACAGCGAGGCCACCTTCTCCGCCAACGCCGGCTACAAGGGCGACGCCAAGGCGAAGAACAGCGCGGTCACCCTCAAGCTCTACCGCGGCGACCGCGCCGCGCTCTCCAAGGCCTTCGCCGACGGCGACATAGACGTCGCCTACCGAGGCCTCTCCGCCGACGACATCGCCACCCTCGAGAACTCCGCCACCACGGCCGACAAGGGCATCGAGGTCGTCCAGGGCAGCAGCGCCGAGGTCCAGCACCTCGTCTTCAACGTGAAGGACCCGGTCGTCGGCAAGCTCGGCGTCCGCAAGGCCATCGCCCACCTCGTCGACCGCGAGGACCTCGTCGAGAACGTCTACAAGTCGACGGCCACCCCGCTCTACTCGATCGTCCCGGCCGGCATCGCCGGACACAACACCGCCTTCTTCGACACCTACGGCACCCCCGACAAGGCCAAGGCGAAGAAGGCCCTCCGCGCCGCCGGCATCACCGGCAAGGTGAAGCTCACCCTCTGGTCCACGCCCAGCCGCTACGGCCCGGCCACCGACCAGGAACTCAAGGCCATCGCCGAACAGCTCAACGCGAGCGGCCTCTTCGACGCCGACGTCAAGTCCGTCGCCTTCGACCAGTACGAGAAGGACATCGCCGCCGGCAAGTACGGCGTCTACGTCAAGGGCTGGGTCCCCGACTACCCCGACGCCGACAACTTCACCAGCCCCTTCTTCGGCGAGGGCAACGTCCTCGGCAACCACTACGAGAACAGCACCATCACCGGCACCCTCATCCCGAAGACCGCCGGCATCGCCGACCGCGCCGCCACCTCCGACGAGTACGGCAAGCTCCAGGACCTCGTCGCCGAAGAGCTCCCGCTGCTCCCGCTCTGGCAGGGCAAGCAGTACGCCGTCGCCCGCGACGACGTCACCGGCCTCGAATGGACCCTCGACGCCTCGACCGTCTTCCGCTTCTGGGAGATCCGCAAGGGCTGA
- a CDS encoding ABC transporter substrate-binding protein, with product MNRKTLVLPAVAGLLAPLLAACGGGEDARAITVGTTDQFIATEDAPAPLDPAFAYDTGAWNILRQTVQTLLHVPRGGGEPVPEAAKSCGFSDKASESYRCTLREGLTFADGTPITAEDVKYSIERVLKIKSDNGTAALLANIDTVETQGTDGIVFHLKTPDATFPYKLSTPVAGILSKDKYASDKLRDGFDVDGSGPYTLKVEREGDKATRFVFTKNPAYKGDITLRNDKVELRPYADAAAMGAALESDGIDMMARSLSQKQIKDLTETPKDGIRVTEVPGLEIRYLGFNTKAPSVQEKAVRQAMAAVVDRGALVSLVYGPTAEPLYSLIPSSITGHATPFFDEYGEPDPARAAKILKDAGVKTPVKVTLNYTTDHYGAETAQEFEALKKQLIASELFDANVQGAEWSKFRTAQKRGDYAVYGLGWFPDYPDPDNYIAPFLDSDNFLNTPYVNKTVREKLIPRSRRQADRNAASPVYAQIQKIVAEDVPVLPLWQGKQYVAARDDLNGVEYALNTSSDLLLWELGRGTA from the coding sequence ATGAACCGCAAGACCCTGGTGCTGCCGGCCGTGGCCGGACTGCTCGCCCCCCTGCTCGCCGCCTGCGGCGGCGGGGAGGACGCCAGAGCGATAACCGTGGGCACCACGGACCAGTTCATCGCCACCGAGGACGCCCCCGCACCGCTCGACCCGGCCTTCGCCTACGACACCGGCGCCTGGAACATCCTGCGCCAGACCGTCCAGACCCTGCTGCACGTGCCCCGTGGCGGCGGCGAGCCCGTCCCCGAGGCCGCCAAGAGCTGCGGATTCTCCGACAAGGCCAGCGAGAGCTACCGCTGCACGCTCCGCGAGGGCCTCACCTTCGCCGACGGCACCCCCATCACGGCCGAGGACGTCAAGTACTCCATCGAGCGCGTCCTCAAGATCAAGTCGGACAACGGCACGGCCGCCCTCCTCGCGAACATCGACACCGTCGAGACCCAGGGCACCGACGGGATCGTCTTCCACCTCAAGACCCCCGACGCCACCTTCCCGTACAAGCTGTCCACCCCCGTCGCCGGCATCCTCAGCAAGGACAAGTACGCCTCCGACAAGCTCCGCGACGGCTTCGACGTCGACGGCTCGGGCCCGTACACCCTGAAGGTCGAGCGCGAGGGCGACAAGGCCACCCGCTTCGTCTTCACCAAGAACCCCGCCTACAAGGGCGACATCACCCTGCGCAACGACAAGGTCGAACTGCGCCCCTACGCCGACGCCGCAGCCATGGGCGCGGCCCTGGAGAGCGACGGCATCGACATGATGGCCCGCTCCCTGTCGCAGAAGCAGATCAAGGACCTCACCGAGACGCCCAAGGACGGCATCCGCGTCACCGAGGTCCCCGGCCTCGAAATCCGCTACCTCGGCTTCAACACCAAGGCCCCCTCCGTCCAGGAGAAGGCCGTCCGCCAGGCCATGGCCGCCGTCGTCGACCGCGGCGCCCTCGTCAGCCTCGTCTACGGCCCCACCGCCGAGCCGCTGTACTCGCTGATCCCCTCCAGCATCACCGGCCACGCCACCCCCTTCTTCGACGAGTACGGCGAGCCCGACCCGGCCCGCGCCGCGAAGATCCTCAAGGACGCGGGCGTCAAGACGCCGGTCAAGGTGACGCTGAACTACACCACCGACCACTACGGCGCCGAGACCGCCCAGGAGTTCGAGGCGCTCAAGAAGCAGCTCATCGCCAGCGAGCTCTTCGACGCCAACGTCCAGGGCGCCGAGTGGTCCAAGTTCCGCACCGCCCAGAAGCGCGGCGACTACGCCGTCTACGGCCTCGGCTGGTTCCCGGACTACCCGGACCCGGACAACTACATCGCGCCGTTCCTCGACAGCGACAACTTCCTCAACACCCCCTACGTGAACAAGACCGTTCGCGAGAAGCTCATCCCGCGCTCGCGCCGCCAGGCCGACCGCAACGCCGCCAGCCCCGTCTACGCGCAGATCCAGAAGATCGTCGCCGAGGACGTCCCCGTCCTGCCGCTGTGGCAGGGCAAGCAGTACGTCGCCGCCCGCGACGACCTCAACGGAGTCGAGTACGCGCTCAACACCTCCTCCGACCTGCTCCTGTGGGAACTGGGCCGCGGCACCGCCTGA
- a CDS encoding HAD family hydrolase, whose product MTSTVPASLFRTNGSSALQAVFLDMDGTLVDTEGFWWDAEVEVFADLGHRLDEAWRDVVVGGPMTRSAGYLIESTGADITLEELTVLLNEKFEQRIDRGVPLMPGAERLLAELAQHSIPTALVSASHRRIIDRVLASLGRDRFTLTVAGDEVVRTKPHPEPYLTAAQGVGADPALCAVIEDTATGVAAAEAGGCRVVAVPSVAPIAPSPGRVVVRSLEEVDVPFLRTLITGI is encoded by the coding sequence ATGACCAGTACGGTCCCCGCGTCCCTGTTCCGTACGAACGGCAGCTCCGCCCTGCAGGCGGTCTTCCTCGACATGGACGGGACCCTCGTCGACACGGAGGGGTTCTGGTGGGACGCCGAGGTCGAGGTCTTCGCGGACCTCGGACACCGCCTCGACGAGGCATGGCGGGACGTCGTCGTCGGCGGTCCGATGACCCGCAGCGCGGGATACCTCATCGAGTCCACCGGGGCCGACATCACCCTCGAAGAGCTGACTGTCCTGCTCAACGAGAAGTTCGAACAGCGCATCGACCGGGGCGTCCCGCTCATGCCGGGTGCCGAGCGGCTGCTCGCCGAGCTGGCGCAGCACTCCATCCCCACCGCGCTGGTCTCCGCCTCGCACCGGCGGATCATCGACCGGGTCCTCGCCTCGCTCGGCCGCGACCGCTTCACCCTCACCGTCGCCGGCGACGAGGTCGTCCGCACCAAGCCGCACCCCGAGCCCTATCTGACGGCCGCCCAGGGCGTCGGCGCCGACCCCGCACTCTGCGCCGTCATCGAGGACACCGCGACCGGTGTGGCGGCCGCGGAGGCGGGCGGCTGCCGGGTCGTCGCGGTGCCCTCCGTCGCCCCGATCGCGCCGTCCCCGGGCCGGGTCGTCGTGCGCTCTCTCGAAGAGGTCGACGTGCCGTTCCTGCGGACCTTGATCACGGGAATTTGA
- the metH gene encoding methionine synthase produces the protein MASLPTPSADSRNRAAALREALASRVVVADGAMGTMLQAQDPTLEDFQNLEGCNEILNVTRPDIVRSVHEAYFEVGVDCVETNTFGSNHSAAGEYEIADRIFELSEAGARIAREVADEFGAEDGRQRWVLGSIGPGTKLPSLGHIAYDVLRDGYQQNAEGLLAGGADALIVETTQDLLQTKSSLIGARRAMDALGVDVPLICSLAFETTGVMLLGSEIGAALTALEPLGIDLIGLNCSTGPAEMSEHLRYLARHSRTPLMCMPNAGLPVLTKDGAYFPLTASEMADAQENFVRDYGLSLVGGCCGSTPEHLRQVVERVQGLTPPERSPRPEPGAASLYQTVPFRQDTSYLAIGERTNANGSKKFREAMLEGRWDDCVEMARDQIREGAHMLDLCVDYVGRDGVADMEELAGRFATASTLPIVLDSTEVDVLRAGLEKLGGRAVINSVNYEDGDGPESRFAKVTRLAQEHGAALIALTIDEEGQARTAEHKVAVAERLIEDLTGNWGIHESDILIDALTFTICTGQEESRKDGIATIEAIRELKRRHPDVQTTLGLSNISFGLNPAARILLNSVFLDECVKAGLDSAIVHASKILPIARFDEEQVTTALDLIYDRRAEGYDPLQKLMALFEGATAKSLKAGKAEELLALPLEERLKRRIVDGEKNGLEADLDEALETRAALDIVNDTLLDGMKTVGELFGSGQMQLPFVLQSAEVMKTAVAHLEPHMEKSDAEGKGTIVLATVRGDVHDIGKNLVDIILSNNGYNVVNIGIKQPVSAILEAAEEHNADVIGMSGLLVKSTVIMKENLEELNQRELAAKYPVILGGAALTRAYVEQDLHEIYQGEVRYARDAFEGLRLMDALIGVKRGVPGAVLPELKQRRVAKTATAALQVEEPEPGGRSDVATDNPVPTPPFWGTRVVKGIPLKDYASWLDEGALFKGQWGLKQNRAGDGPAYEELVETEGRPRLRGWLERLHTENLLEAAVVHGYFPCVSKGDDLIILDEEGNERTRFSFPRQRRGRRLCLADFFRPEESGETDVVGLQVVTVGSKIGEATAKLFESDSYRDYLELHGLSVQLAEALAEYWHARVRAELGFGGEDPESVEDMFDLKYRGARFSLGYGACPDLEDRAKIADLLRPERIGVHLSEEFQLHPEQSTDAIVIHHPEAKYFNAR, from the coding sequence ATGGCCTCGTTGCCGACCCCTTCCGCTGACAGCCGGAACCGCGCCGCCGCCCTCCGCGAGGCACTCGCAAGCCGAGTCGTCGTCGCCGACGGAGCCATGGGCACCATGCTGCAGGCCCAGGACCCCACCCTCGAGGACTTCCAGAACCTCGAAGGATGCAACGAGATCCTCAACGTCACCCGGCCCGACATCGTCCGTTCGGTGCACGAGGCGTACTTCGAGGTCGGCGTCGACTGCGTCGAGACCAACACGTTCGGCTCCAACCACTCGGCCGCCGGCGAGTACGAGATCGCCGACCGGATCTTCGAGCTCTCCGAGGCGGGCGCCCGGATCGCCCGCGAGGTCGCCGACGAGTTCGGCGCCGAGGACGGCCGCCAGCGCTGGGTCCTCGGCTCGATCGGCCCCGGCACCAAGCTGCCCTCGCTCGGCCACATCGCGTACGACGTGCTGCGCGACGGCTACCAGCAGAACGCCGAGGGCCTCCTCGCCGGCGGCGCCGACGCCCTGATCGTCGAGACGACCCAGGACCTCCTCCAGACCAAGTCCAGCCTCATCGGCGCGCGCCGCGCGATGGACGCCCTGGGCGTGGACGTCCCCCTGATCTGTTCGCTCGCCTTCGAGACCACCGGCGTCATGCTGCTCGGCTCCGAGATCGGCGCCGCGCTGACCGCCCTGGAGCCCCTCGGCATCGACCTGATCGGCCTGAACTGTTCCACCGGCCCGGCCGAGATGAGCGAGCACCTGCGCTACCTCGCCCGCCACTCCCGTACGCCCCTCATGTGCATGCCGAACGCCGGCCTGCCCGTGCTCACCAAGGACGGCGCGTACTTCCCGCTCACCGCCTCCGAGATGGCCGACGCGCAGGAGAACTTCGTCCGCGACTACGGCCTGTCCCTGGTCGGCGGCTGCTGCGGCTCCACGCCCGAGCACCTGCGCCAGGTCGTCGAGCGGGTCCAGGGCCTCACGCCCCCCGAGCGCTCCCCGCGCCCCGAGCCGGGCGCCGCCTCGCTCTACCAGACCGTGCCGTTCCGCCAGGACACCTCGTACCTGGCGATCGGCGAGCGGACCAACGCCAACGGCTCGAAGAAGTTCCGCGAGGCCATGCTCGAAGGCCGCTGGGACGACTGCGTCGAGATGGCCCGCGACCAGATCCGCGAGGGCGCGCACATGCTCGACCTCTGCGTCGACTACGTGGGCCGCGACGGCGTCGCCGACATGGAGGAGCTCGCCGGCCGCTTCGCCACCGCCTCCACCCTCCCGATCGTCCTCGACTCCACCGAGGTGGACGTCCTGCGGGCCGGTCTGGAGAAGCTCGGCGGCCGGGCCGTCATCAACTCGGTGAACTACGAGGACGGCGACGGACCCGAGTCCCGCTTCGCGAAGGTCACCCGACTGGCCCAGGAGCACGGCGCCGCCCTCATCGCGCTCACCATCGACGAGGAGGGCCAGGCCCGTACGGCCGAGCACAAGGTCGCCGTCGCCGAGCGCCTCATCGAGGACCTCACCGGCAACTGGGGCATCCACGAGTCGGACATCCTCATCGACGCCCTGACCTTCACCATCTGCACGGGCCAGGAGGAGTCGCGGAAGGACGGCATCGCCACCATCGAGGCGATCCGTGAGCTGAAGCGGCGCCACCCGGACGTCCAGACCACGCTGGGCCTCTCCAACATCTCCTTCGGCCTCAACCCGGCCGCCCGCATCCTCCTCAACTCGGTCTTCCTCGACGAGTGCGTCAAGGCGGGCCTCGACTCGGCGATCGTCCACGCCTCGAAGATCCTGCCCATCGCCCGCTTCGACGAGGAGCAGGTCACCACCGCGCTCGACCTGATCTACGACCGGCGTGCCGAGGGCTACGACCCGCTGCAGAAGCTGATGGCCCTCTTCGAGGGCGCGACGGCGAAGTCCCTCAAGGCGGGGAAGGCCGAGGAACTGCTCGCGCTGCCGCTCGAAGAGCGCCTCAAGCGCCGCATCGTCGACGGCGAGAAGAACGGCCTGGAGGCCGACCTCGACGAGGCCCTGGAGACCCGCGCGGCCCTCGACATCGTCAACGACACCCTCCTCGACGGCATGAAGACCGTCGGCGAGCTCTTCGGCTCCGGCCAGATGCAGCTGCCGTTCGTGCTCCAGTCCGCCGAGGTCATGAAGACGGCCGTCGCCCACCTCGAACCGCACATGGAGAAGTCGGACGCCGAGGGCAAGGGCACGATCGTCCTCGCCACCGTCCGCGGCGACGTCCACGACATCGGCAAGAACCTCGTCGACATCATCCTCTCCAACAACGGCTACAACGTCGTCAACATCGGCATCAAGCAGCCCGTCTCCGCGATCCTGGAGGCCGCCGAGGAGCACAACGCCGACGTCATCGGCATGTCCGGCCTCCTCGTGAAGTCCACCGTGATCATGAAGGAGAACCTGGAGGAGCTGAACCAGCGCGAGCTGGCCGCCAAGTACCCGGTGATCCTCGGCGGCGCCGCCCTCACCCGCGCCTACGTCGAGCAGGACCTCCACGAGATCTACCAGGGCGAGGTCCGCTACGCCCGCGACGCCTTCGAGGGCCTGCGCCTGATGGACGCCCTCATCGGCGTCAAGCGCGGCGTCCCCGGAGCCGTGCTCCCCGAGCTGAAGCAGCGCCGGGTCGCCAAGACCGCCACCGCCGCCCTCCAGGTGGAGGAGCCGGAGCCCGGCGGCCGCTCCGACGTGGCCACCGACAACCCGGTGCCGACCCCGCCCTTCTGGGGCACCCGCGTCGTCAAGGGCATCCCGCTGAAGGACTACGCGTCCTGGCTCGACGAGGGCGCCCTCTTCAAGGGCCAGTGGGGCCTCAAGCAGAACCGGGCCGGCGACGGACCGGCGTACGAGGAGCTCGTGGAGACCGAGGGCCGGCCGCGGCTGCGCGGCTGGCTGGAGCGCCTCCACACCGAGAACCTCCTGGAGGCGGCCGTCGTCCACGGCTACTTCCCCTGCGTCTCCAAGGGCGACGACCTGATCATCCTGGACGAGGAGGGCAACGAGCGGACCCGCTTCTCCTTCCCGCGCCAGCGCCGCGGCCGCCGCCTGTGCCTCGCGGACTTCTTCCGCCCGGAGGAGTCCGGCGAGACCGACGTCGTCGGCCTCCAGGTCGTCACCGTCGGCTCGAAGATCGGCGAGGCCACGGCCAAGCTGTTCGAGTCCGACTCCTACCGCGACTACCTGGAGCTGCACGGCCTCTCCGTCCAGCTCGCCGAGGCCCTCGCCGAGTACTGGCACGCCCGCGTCCGCGCCGAGCTCGGCTTCGGCGGGGAGGACCCCGAGAGCGTCGAGGACATGTTCGACCTCAAGTACCGCGGCGCGCGCTTCTCCCTGGGCTACGGCGCCTGCCCCGACCTGGAGGACCGCGCGAAGATCGCGGACCTGCTCCGGCCGGAGCGGATCGGCGTCCACCTCTCGGAGGAGTTCCAGCTCCACCCCGAGCAGTCCACCGACGCCATCGTCATCCACCACCCCGAGGCGAAGTACTTCAACGCACGGTGA
- a CDS encoding IclR family transcriptional regulator, protein MAKNIQSLERAAAMLRLLAGGERRLGLSDIASSLGLAKGTAHGILRTLQAEGFVEQDAASGRYQLGAELLRLGNSYLDVHELRARALVWTDDLARSSGESVHLGVLHQHGVLIVHHVFRPDDSRQVLEVGAMQPLHSTALGKVLSAYDPVAHSEVLEVEREAFTPRTTTELGDFESLLDMTRARGWAADVEETWDGVASVAAPIHDRRRMPVGAVAVTGAVERVCPDGELRPELVAAVRDCARAVSRDLGAGRF, encoded by the coding sequence ATGGCGAAGAACATCCAGTCGCTTGAAAGGGCGGCGGCCATGCTGCGACTGCTCGCGGGCGGCGAGCGCCGGCTCGGCCTGTCCGACATCGCGTCCTCGCTCGGGCTGGCCAAGGGGACGGCGCACGGCATCCTGCGCACCCTCCAGGCGGAGGGCTTCGTGGAGCAGGACGCGGCCTCGGGCCGCTACCAGCTCGGCGCGGAGCTGCTGCGGCTCGGCAACAGCTATCTGGACGTGCACGAACTGCGGGCCCGCGCCCTGGTCTGGACGGACGACCTGGCGCGGTCCAGCGGCGAGAGCGTGCACCTGGGGGTCCTGCACCAGCACGGCGTGCTGATCGTGCACCACGTCTTCCGGCCGGACGACAGCCGTCAGGTCCTGGAGGTGGGGGCCATGCAGCCGCTGCACTCCACGGCGCTCGGCAAGGTCCTCTCGGCGTACGACCCGGTGGCGCACAGCGAGGTGCTGGAGGTCGAGCGGGAGGCGTTCACGCCCCGGACGACCACGGAGCTCGGCGACTTCGAGTCGCTGCTCGACATGACGCGGGCCCGGGGCTGGGCGGCGGACGTGGAGGAGACCTGGGACGGCGTGGCGTCGGTGGCGGCGCCGATCCACGACCGGCGGCGGATGCCGGTGGGCGCGGTGGCGGTCACGGGCGCCGTGGAGCGGGTCTGCCCGGACGGGGAGCTGCGCCCCGAGCTGGTGGCCGCGGTGCGGGACTGCGCCCGCGCGGTCTCCCGTGACCTGGGGGCGGGCCGCTTCTGA
- a CDS encoding MIP/aquaporin family protein, translating into MSSSDIFLGETIGTAVLILLGGGVCAAVTLKSSKARNAGWLAITFGWGFAVMTAVYMTASLSGAHLNPAVTVGIAIKDGDWSNVPVYIAGQMLGAMIGAALVWVAYYGQFQAHLTDPETVGEKPIEGPGPVLGIFSTGPEIRNTWQNLATEIIGTVVLVLAVLTQGLNDSGKGLGVIGALITAFVVVSIGLSLGGPTGYAINPARDLGPRIVHALLPLPNKGGSDWSYAWIPVAGPLIGGAIAAGIYNIAFA; encoded by the coding sequence GTGTCCAGCTCCGACATCTTCCTCGGCGAGACCATCGGTACCGCCGTACTCATTCTGCTCGGCGGCGGTGTGTGCGCCGCCGTCACGCTCAAGAGCTCCAAGGCCCGCAACGCGGGCTGGCTCGCGATCACCTTCGGGTGGGGCTTCGCCGTCATGACGGCGGTCTACATGACCGCTTCCCTCTCGGGAGCCCATCTGAACCCCGCCGTCACGGTCGGAATCGCGATCAAGGACGGGGACTGGAGCAACGTCCCGGTCTACATCGCCGGCCAGATGCTCGGCGCGATGATCGGCGCGGCGCTGGTCTGGGTGGCCTACTACGGCCAGTTCCAGGCCCACCTCACGGACCCCGAGACCGTCGGCGAGAAGCCGATCGAGGGCCCCGGCCCGGTGCTCGGCATCTTCTCCACGGGTCCCGAGATCCGTAACACCTGGCAGAACCTGGCCACCGAGATCATCGGCACCGTCGTGCTGGTCCTGGCCGTGCTCACCCAGGGCCTCAACGACAGCGGCAAGGGTCTCGGCGTCATCGGCGCCCTGATCACCGCGTTCGTCGTCGTCTCCATCGGCCTCTCGCTCGGCGGCCCGACCGGTTACGCCATCAACCCGGCCCGTGACCTCGGCCCGCGCATCGTGCACGCCCTGCTCCCGCTGCCGAACAAGGGCGGCTCCGACTGGAGCTACGCCTGGATCCCGGTCGCCGGTCCGCTGATCGGTGGCGCCATCGCCGCGGGTATCTACAACATCGCGTTCGCCTGA